ATCTGTTCCGAAAATGAGGTAAAACATGAGTGATTTACAAGCTTATATCAGCGACCGTAAAAAACGAGATCCCGAGTTTGCTGAAGGCTACGATGAAGGATTTCGCAGTTTCAAAATTGGTGTACTTCTGAAACAGGCCCGCGAGGAAGCAGGCCTGACCCAGGATGAGCTCGCCAAACAATTAAACACGAAAAAAACAGCCATCTCACGAATCGAGAATCATGCAGAAGATATACGGCTATCAACTTTGGAGAAGTATGCCCAGGCATTTGGAAAAAAGCTCAGAGTTGAACTCGTAGAGTGAGGCATGCATAACCAGCGGTTCGTGCGATCGGTAAGCAACTAATTGCCAATGGTTTTTACCAGCCTCGCCGCACAACCGCCA
This portion of the Rhodohalobacter barkolensis genome encodes:
- a CDS encoding helix-turn-helix domain-containing protein, which gives rise to MSDLQAYISDRKKRDPEFAEGYDEGFRSFKIGVLLKQAREEAGLTQDELAKQLNTKKTAISRIENHAEDIRLSTLEKYAQAFGKKLRVELVE